The following coding sequences are from one Elusimicrobium minutum Pei191 window:
- the fmt gene encoding methionyl-tRNA formyltransferase: protein MKTIFFGTPEVAVPYLEILNRYTEVVLVVTQPDRPRGRGMVITPCPVKETALKMGLKVLSPEKITDIEADLKAAGADYGIAVAYGQILKQHIIDIPKLGIVNIHFSLLPKFRGAAPVQHTLFAGETKTGVTAFWIDKGMDTGPVFAYKETDILPSEDAKTLFTKLISLGGILLEDVIEYIRLGQIVKIPQTKNIFTPQEDGSMFKEELPLPTYAPMIKKEDTILDFNNFGAETFFNRVRGLACGPHAKVITKINGKEDLLQIIKASLLEKNKQCPPNMPRGSVVSIENDGRILVKCYDSCIYIDIVRPAGKKDMTAASFANGHKIKPGDVIFY, encoded by the coding sequence ATGAAAACCATATTTTTCGGCACACCGGAAGTTGCCGTACCTTATTTAGAAATTTTAAACCGTTATACTGAGGTTGTTTTGGTTGTTACCCAGCCTGACAGGCCCAGAGGGCGCGGTATGGTTATAACCCCATGCCCCGTTAAAGAAACGGCCCTTAAAATGGGACTAAAAGTACTTTCACCCGAAAAAATTACCGATATTGAGGCAGACCTTAAGGCCGCCGGGGCCGATTACGGCATAGCCGTAGCTTACGGGCAAATTTTAAAGCAACATATTATTGATATACCCAAACTGGGTATAGTTAATATCCATTTTTCTTTACTTCCCAAATTCCGCGGGGCGGCGCCTGTGCAGCACACACTTTTTGCAGGTGAAACAAAAACCGGAGTAACCGCTTTTTGGATTGATAAAGGCATGGATACCGGCCCTGTCTTCGCTTATAAAGAAACGGATATTCTTCCCTCTGAGGACGCAAAAACCCTTTTTACAAAGCTTATTTCTTTAGGCGGCATTTTGTTAGAAGACGTTATTGAGTATATAAGACTGGGGCAAATAGTAAAAATACCACAGACAAAAAACATTTTTACCCCGCAGGAAGACGGCTCAATGTTTAAGGAAGAACTGCCTCTTCCCACTTACGCTCCTATGATAAAGAAAGAAGACACCATTTTGGATTTTAATAATTTTGGCGCGGAAACATTTTTTAACCGCGTCCGCGGGTTAGCCTGCGGTCCGCACGCTAAAGTTATTACCAAAATTAACGGTAAAGAGGATTTACTTCAAATTATAAAAGCCTCTTTGCTCGAAAAGAACAAACAATGCCCGCCAAATATGCCCCGGGGTTCGGTTGTTTCTATTGAAAATGACGGCAGAATATTAGTAAAATGTTATGACAGCTGTATATATATAGATATTGTGCGGCCCGCAGGTAAAAAAGATATGACTGCCGCCTCGTTCGCAAACGGGCATAAAATAAAACCGGGGGATGTAATTTTTTATTAA